The stretch of DNA TGCGCCAGCTTCGACCAGTTCGAGAACTATGAGCACCGCGGCCGCGTCTTCAAGGAAGCGGTCGCGGCCTTGGCGGCGCGCGAAGCCGCCAAGGCGGGGTCGCACTGATGGCCAAGCGCGTCAGTGTGGACAAGACACTCTTCGCCGTCACCCTGCTGCTGGTGTTCAGCGGACTGGTGATGGTCTTCAGCGCCTCCGCCGTCGTGGCCCAGGAGCGCTTCGATTCGCCCTACACCTTCCTGCTGCGCCAGCTGGCCTGGGCCACTGCCGGATTGACGGCCATGGTGGTGGCCATGAACTTCGACTATCGCCGCTACAAGCATCCGGCGGTGGTCTTTTCGCTCTTAGGCGTGACCACGGCGCTGCTGGTGGCGGTGCTCTTCCTCGACCGCTCCCACAACACGCATCGCTGGATCCGCCTGGGCGCGCTCTCCTTCCAGCCCTCGGAGCTGGCCAAGCCGGCGATCATCCTCTTCCTCGCCTACTTTTTGGAGACGCGCACCCGCGCCATCAACGACTGGCGCGGCACCCTGCTGCCGGCCGTCATCCCCACCGTGATCTTCGCCTCACTTATCGTCATCCAGCCCGACCTGGGCACGGCCATGGTGGTGGTGGCCATCACCGCCTGCCTGTTGTTCGTCGGGGGTATGCGGCTGCGCTACTTCGCCTACGCCTTCGCCGCCTCGCTGGTCCCGCTCTATTTCCTCATCTTCCGCGTGCAATGGCGCTACGAGCGCATTCTCGCATTCCTCAACCCCTATTCCGACCCGCAGGGGCGCGGCTTCCACATCATCCAGTCGCTGATCGCGGTGGGCACGGGCGGCGTGGGCGGCGTGGGATTGATGGAAGGCAAGCAGAAGCTCTTCTACCTGCCCGAGCCCCACACCGATTTCCTCTTCGCCGTGGTGGCCGAGGAGACGGGACTGATCGGGTCGCTCGCCGTGCTCGCCCTGTTCACCATCTTCCTGTACCGGGGGATGCGGACGGCGGCGCTCACTCGCGACCCCTTCGCGCGCTTCCTGGCCGCGGGCGTCACCGCCATGGTGGTGGTGCAGGCCTTCCTCAACGTGAGCGTGGTGCTGGGGCTGCTGCCCACCAAGGGCATCCCACTGCCCTTCCTCTCCTATGGAGGCTCGTCGCTGTTCGTCACCCTGGCCAGCGTCGGTGTCTTATTGAACATCACCCAGCACACGGACTAGCCATGCGCGTGATTCTGGCGGGCGGAGGCACTGGCGGGCACGTCATCCCGGCCCTGGCCATCGCCCAGGAACTGCGGGCGCGCCATTCGGCCGACATCAAGTTTGTAGGCACGGCGCGCGGCATCGAGACCAAGCTTGTTCCCGCCGCCGGATTCGAGCTGGACCTCATCGAAGTAGGCGCGCTCAAGAACGTCGGCTTCGCCACGCGGCTGAGCACGCTCTGGCAGTTGCCGGGCGCCGTCCTGCGCTCTCGGCGGATCCTTCGCGAGTTCCGCCCAGATGTGGTCATCGGCGTCGGCGGCTACGCCTCCGGCCCGGCCGTGCTGGCGGCGGAGATGGCGGGCGTGCCTACCCTGCTCTTCGAGCCGAACTTTGTTCCCGGCTTCGCCAATCGCAAGGTGGCACGCTGGGCCTCGGCGGCCGCCGTGCAGTTCGAGGAGACGCGCCGCTTCTTTCGCAACGCGGAAGTCACTGGCGTCCCGGTGCGCAAGGAGTTTTTCGCGATCGCGCCGCGGCCGGCGGACGCGCCTCCTACGCTGCTGGTTTTTGGCGGCAGCCAGGGCGCTGGGGCGCTCAACCGGGTGATGATGGAGTCCGCCGCAGCGCTGAAGCAGGCCGGTTGGCGCGTCCTCCATCAGACCGGGGAGCGCGACTATAATCAGGTGCAAGCCGCCTATTCGCAGTCGGGGATTTCCACGGAAGTGACTCCCTTTATTGACCGCATGCCGGAGGCGTTCGCTCGCGCCGACCTGCTGCTGTGCCGCTCAGGGGGGTCCACCGTGGCGGAGGTCGCGGCAGCAGGGAAGCCGGCGATTTTCGTGCCCTTTCCGCGCGCCGCCGACGACCATCAGCGCCGCAACGCCGAGGCGCTGGCACAGGCGGGAGCCGCGGTGCTGATCCCGGAGGCGGAGTTGACCTCGGTGCGTTTGGTGAAATCCGTCGGCGAGCTTCTTGCCGACAAAAAGCGGCTTGGGGAAATGGCCGCCGCAGCGCGCAGGCTGGCTCGCCCCAACGCGGCCGAGGCAGTGGCGGCGATGGCGGCGAAGCTGGCTGGGGTCGCAAAGCAATAGGGTTTAACTGGCAACTGAGAACCGAGAACTGAGAACTAGTTAATGTTCGCCAAAATCCAACGCGTACACTTCGTGGGCATCGGCGGCATTGGCATGAGCGGCATCGCCGAGGTGCTGCTGAACCTCGGGTATAAGGTCTCTGGCTCCGACCTGAAGCTCTCGCCGGTCACGGAGCGGCTGACGCAGCTGGGTGCTACTGTTTTCGAAGGCCATCGCGCGGAGAATACCGCTGGGGCTGAGGTCGTGGTGACCAGCTCGGCCATTGCGCGCGACAACCCAGAGGTCGCCGAGGCCCGCCGCGGCCACGTCCCCGTCATCCAGCGCGCGGAGATGCTGGCGGAGCTGATGCGGCTGAAGTACGGCATCGCCGTCGCCGGCATGCACGGCAAGACCACGACCACTTCGATGATTGCGGCGGTGTTGGCCGCGGGAGGCCTCGACCCGACGGTAGTGGTCGGCGGGCGGGTGGACGCCATGGGCTCAAACGCCCGCCTGGGTAAGTCGCAGTACCTAGTGGCCGAGGCCGACGAGAGCGACCGCTCCTTCCTGAAGCTCTCGCCCATTCTCGCCGTGGTCACCAACCTCGACCGCGAGCACATGGACTGCTACCGCGACATGGACGACGTAGTGCGCGTCTTCGAGCAGTTCATGGAGAGCGTTCCGTTCTACGGCATGGTGGTGATCTGCCACGATGACGAACGCCTGCGCGGCATGCTGCCGCGCCTTACCCGCCGCGCCGTCACCTACGGCACGCACCCGGACTCGGACTTCTGTGTGAACTGCGGGCCGCGGGGCCGAGGGGAGGGAAGCGATGGGCCGCGCAGCCGCTTCTCGGTTGGCTATCGTGGGAAGTCTCTGGGCGACTTCGATCTGCACGTGCCCGGCGCGCACAACGTGCTCAACGCCACCGCGGCAGTGGCCGTGGGAATCGGCCTGGACGTCCCGCCGGACAAGATCCGCGAGGCGCTGGCGCACTTCCGCGGCGTGGACCGCCGCTTCCAATCCAAGGGCTCGGTCGAGGGCGTCACCGTGATCGACGACTACGGCCACCACCCCACGGAGATCCGGGCCACGCTGGCGGCGGCGCGCGAGTGCGGATACCAGCGCGTCCATGTGGTCTTCCAGCCGCACCGCTACACCCGCACCCAGCTCCTGCTCGACGACTTCGCCACCGCCTTCGCCGACGCCGACTCCGTCTTCGTGCTCGACGTTTATGCCGCGAGCGAAGCGCCCATCCCCGGCGTGACCGGCGAGGCCCTGGCCCGACGCGTCCAGGAAAGCGGCGGCAAGGCCGCCGTGTACGTGGCATCGTTCGCCGACGCGGCGGACGCCGTCTCGAAGCTCGCCCGCTCCGGCGACATGGTGCTGACGCTGGGGGCAGGGAACGTCTCCCACCTGGGTCCGCAGATCCTCGAAAGACTCGGCCAGCGCTCTGCGGCTAATGAGCGCTCGGCGGCGGCGGTAAAGGGCGCGACCTCCCGCTCCTGACCCTTCCAGAACTTCCACAGGTTTGTTAGTTCGTTATCTGCAAACTTTCGAAAAGCGGCTATAGTGGTCGAGGCGATTCCGCGGCACCGTCCACGGAACAATGGCGCGAGAAGACTGGTATCCGACGCGGGAAAAGGAGCAGACCCGGCCGCGCACCCGTGTCGCGCGAGAGGAAGAGCCGCTGGCCGAGGAATTAGAGTCCGAGCGGCGCATCTCCCTCGACGAAGAAGAGGAATCACCCTTCCTGCGCGGGCAGAAGCGCGTCCCGGTGCGCCGCGGACCGCTGCCTCGCAAGGCCGCCAGCCGCCTGAAGTGGGCCTTCGCCGCGCTGCTGGTGCTGGGACTGGTGGGCCTGGCCGCTGCTTGGACCTACCGCTACGGCGTCAAGTCCTGGCGCTTCCGCCTGGAATCCCGCGACAACCTGGAAGTCACCGGAGCGGCCAACGTGCCGCGGGCGCAGGTGCTCGAGCTCTTCGCCGGCGACATCGGCCACAACGTGTTTTCCCTTCCGCTCGAGGAGCGCAAGAAGCAACTGGAAGAGATTCCCTGGGTGGAGTCGGCTACGGTCATGCGTCTGCTCCCCAACCGGGTGAAGGTGGAGATCCGGGAGCGCACGCCGGTGGCTTTCGTGCAGATTGGATCGAAGATCTCGCTGATTGATTCGAACGGCGTGATCGTGGAGCTGCCTTCCGGCAAGCAGAAGAAGTATTCCTTCCCGGTGACCGCCGGGATGGGCGACGCGGAGCCGCTCTCCACCCGCGCCGCGCGCATGAAGATCTACAACACGCTGGTGCGGGAGCTCGATTCCGAGGGCGGCAGCTACTCCGCCGGACTGAGCGAGGTGGACCTCTCGGATACCGACGACGCGAAGGTCACGGTGGCCGACCCGGTGGGCGCGGTGCTGGTGCACCTGGGCTCCGGCAACTTCCTTGCCCGCTACAAGGTGTACCTGGCGCATGTGCAAGAGTGGCGGCAGCAGTTCCAGAAGCTGGAGTCGGTGGACCTACGCTACGACCGGCAGGTCATCGTGAATCCGGATACCCATCGGGCCACGCCCGCGGCGGAGAAGGCGGTGCCCAAGCCGGCGGCTCCCGCGCGCCGCGCAGCCAAGAGCAGGAAGAGAAAGTGAAGACCTAGGGGCCATGGGAAAGCCAGAGTCATATCTTCTGACCGCGATTGACGTAGGCAGCGCCAAGACCTGCGCCCTGGTGGCGGAGATCACGGAGAGCGGGCTGCGCTATCGCGGCCACGGGGTGAGCGAGTCCCGAGGCTCGCGCCGCGGACTGATTGTGGATCTGGAGAAGGCGGTGGCCTCCATCAAGCGCGCCGTGGACGAGGCCGAAGCCATGGCCGGAGTCAACGTGGAGCACGCCCTGGTGGGGCTGGCGGGCACGCACATCCGCGGGGTCAACAGCCGCGGCGGCATCAGCCTGGGCGGACGCGCCCGGGAGATCACGCGCGAGGACATCCGCCACGCGGTGGAGAAGGCGCGGGCCATCGCCCTGCCCGCCGACCGCGAGGTGATCCACCTGCTGCCGCAGCAGTTCATCCTCGACGACCAGGAGGGCATCCGCGATCCCGCCGGGATGATGGGCTCCAAGCTGGAGGTGAAGGTGCACGTGGTAACCGCGGCCTCCACCGCCACCCAGAACGTGGTGAGCGCGCTCAACCGCGCCGGCATCCACGTGGACAACACGGTCTTCGAGCCGCTGGCCTCGGCCGACGCCATCCTCAAGTCCGACGAGCGCGAGCTGGGCGTCTGCCTAGCCGACGTCGGCGCGGGCTCCACCGACGTGGTGGTGCTGCACGAGGGCTCGGTAGTGCACACCGCGGTCATCCCCATCGGCGGCGACCACTTCACCAACGACGTGGCCGTGGGCCTGCGCACCCCACTGGCCGAGGCGGAGAAGATCAAGCGCGGCTTCGGCAGCGCCTTGGTGGCGCAGGTCC from Terriglobales bacterium encodes:
- the murG gene encoding undecaprenyldiphospho-muramoylpentapeptide beta-N-acetylglucosaminyltransferase — encoded protein: MRVILAGGGTGGHVIPALAIAQELRARHSADIKFVGTARGIETKLVPAAGFELDLIEVGALKNVGFATRLSTLWQLPGAVLRSRRILREFRPDVVIGVGGYASGPAVLAAEMAGVPTLLFEPNFVPGFANRKVARWASAAAVQFEETRRFFRNAEVTGVPVRKEFFAIAPRPADAPPTLLVFGGSQGAGALNRVMMESAAALKQAGWRVLHQTGERDYNQVQAAYSQSGISTEVTPFIDRMPEAFARADLLLCRSGGSTVAEVAAAGKPAIFVPFPRAADDHQRRNAEALAQAGAAVLIPEAELTSVRLVKSVGELLADKKRLGEMAAAARRLARPNAAEAVAAMAAKLAGVAKQ
- a CDS encoding FtsQ-type POTRA domain-containing protein, producing the protein MAREDWYPTREKEQTRPRTRVAREEEPLAEELESERRISLDEEEESPFLRGQKRVPVRRGPLPRKAASRLKWAFAALLVLGLVGLAAAWTYRYGVKSWRFRLESRDNLEVTGAANVPRAQVLELFAGDIGHNVFSLPLEERKKQLEEIPWVESATVMRLLPNRVKVEIRERTPVAFVQIGSKISLIDSNGVIVELPSGKQKKYSFPVTAGMGDAEPLSTRAARMKIYNTLVRELDSEGGSYSAGLSEVDLSDTDDAKVTVADPVGAVLVHLGSGNFLARYKVYLAHVQEWRQQFQKLESVDLRYDRQVIVNPDTHRATPAAEKAVPKPAAPARRAAKSRKRK
- the ftsW gene encoding putative lipid II flippase FtsW, with product MAKRVSVDKTLFAVTLLLVFSGLVMVFSASAVVAQERFDSPYTFLLRQLAWATAGLTAMVVAMNFDYRRYKHPAVVFSLLGVTTALLVAVLFLDRSHNTHRWIRLGALSFQPSELAKPAIILFLAYFLETRTRAINDWRGTLLPAVIPTVIFASLIVIQPDLGTAMVVVAITACLLFVGGMRLRYFAYAFAASLVPLYFLIFRVQWRYERILAFLNPYSDPQGRGFHIIQSLIAVGTGGVGGVGLMEGKQKLFYLPEPHTDFLFAVVAEETGLIGSLAVLALFTIFLYRGMRTAALTRDPFARFLAAGVTAMVVVQAFLNVSVVLGLLPTKGIPLPFLSYGGSSLFVTLASVGVLLNITQHTD
- the ftsA gene encoding cell division protein FtsA is translated as MGKPESYLLTAIDVGSAKTCALVAEITESGLRYRGHGVSESRGSRRGLIVDLEKAVASIKRAVDEAEAMAGVNVEHALVGLAGTHIRGVNSRGGISLGGRAREITREDIRHAVEKARAIALPADREVIHLLPQQFILDDQEGIRDPAGMMGSKLEVKVHVVTAASTATQNVVSALNRAGIHVDNTVFEPLASADAILKSDERELGVCLADVGAGSTDVVVLHEGSVVHTAVIPIGGDHFTNDVAVGLRTPLAEAEKIKRGFGSALVAQVPEGNEIEVPAVGDRQPRLMPQRSLAEILEPRAQELLEMLRDNLRHAGALDLCVAGIVLTGGGARLSGMPELTESLLRRPARLAVPAAISKMPSTLAEAEFAAAVGMIFYGHRAYLARGPQQQGFGARLRSLFSRNGVNGHGGF
- the murC gene encoding UDP-N-acetylmuramate--L-alanine ligase, with amino-acid sequence MFAKIQRVHFVGIGGIGMSGIAEVLLNLGYKVSGSDLKLSPVTERLTQLGATVFEGHRAENTAGAEVVVTSSAIARDNPEVAEARRGHVPVIQRAEMLAELMRLKYGIAVAGMHGKTTTTSMIAAVLAAGGLDPTVVVGGRVDAMGSNARLGKSQYLVAEADESDRSFLKLSPILAVVTNLDREHMDCYRDMDDVVRVFEQFMESVPFYGMVVICHDDERLRGMLPRLTRRAVTYGTHPDSDFCVNCGPRGRGEGSDGPRSRFSVGYRGKSLGDFDLHVPGAHNVLNATAAVAVGIGLDVPPDKIREALAHFRGVDRRFQSKGSVEGVTVIDDYGHHPTEIRATLAAARECGYQRVHVVFQPHRYTRTQLLLDDFATAFADADSVFVLDVYAASEAPIPGVTGEALARRVQESGGKAAVYVASFADAADAVSKLARSGDMVLTLGAGNVSHLGPQILERLGQRSAANERSAAAVKGATSRS